One Candidatus Flexicrinis proximus DNA window includes the following coding sequences:
- a CDS encoding indolepyruvate ferredoxin oxidoreductase family protein has protein sequence MSGKPDFSLDAKYLQQDGIIVLSGTQALVRLPLDQHRADKARGLNTATFISGYRGSPLGGLDMLLEEQEDLIKRHQIHFVPGINEDLGATAVFGSQLANLLPNPRYDGVLGMWYGKSPGVDRTGDAFKHANFAGVGRHGGVLALAGDDPGAKSSTLPSSTEYQLYDAMMPVIFPGNVQELLDLGRIGFELSRYCGLWVGFKVIANVADEFSTVEVAHDRLTLKDPGFIYKGKPWQAQQYPQLLTPYTLTTEREMIEGKLEAARAFGAVNQLNKITLRSDHDWIGLVAAGKTYYDLKQALRELDLGDDELRHYGIRILKINLLSPMDNTIIREFAHGLEEILVLEEKRSFIEHFVRDALYNLAERPRVVGKFDEHDRPLVKPFGELDSDSLGGVLYGRLIQRIPFEALHDRTSQIARQPLPMTVPLLARTPYYCSGCPHNTSTLTIPKGAVVAAGIGCHTMTLLMDRSKDSIFGLTQMGGEGAQWVGASPFTDTNHIFQNLGDGTLFHSGTLAIRQAVAANAHLTYKILWNSAVAMTGGQDPEVQMPVWQLTHLLRAEGVNKIIVTTTDPDDYPSNASWADGVEVWHRDRIEEAQLALAEHQGVTALIHDQYCAAELRRKRRRGLMPEPSTRVFINEAVCEGCGDCGEKSNCLSVFPVDTEFGRKTQIHQSSCNKDYSCLKGDCPAFITVEPVETELKRTKPIYEVEIELPDPVMRVQGESNLYMMGIGGTGVVTVNQILGTAAMIDDKVVVALDQTGLSQKGGPVVGHLKILDGIDEIANKISRGAAHGYLVFDLLSGTAHQNLIHATPGQTVAVVSSSVVPTGQMVASTRVQFPKMNSLHNAIDEFTTPEANVYFDAIALSEALFGSHMPANLMLIGAAYQLGLIPISSAAIEQAIQLNGVSVKANVQAFRVGRRIVVDPAWVGTLETKRKGQLDNKPIVSPQAREIINAVGVGGELLRLLESRVPELIEYQSAGYARTYVDFVKKVYEAEHAAAAGQTSLAEAVARYLFKLMAYKDEYEVARLSRKAALKAELAEQFGPSAKVSYMLHPPMLRALGMNRKLKLGSWFNAGFEALKRAKFLRGTRFDLFGYAHVRRVERALIGEYRAGIESVLTTLSPDTHAAAVQLASLPDVIRGYEDIKLRNVEKYRAQVKQLLAK, from the coding sequence TTGAGCGGCAAACCCGATTTCTCCCTGGATGCAAAGTACTTACAACAAGATGGCATAATCGTTTTAAGCGGAACACAAGCGCTCGTGCGCCTGCCGCTGGACCAGCACCGCGCGGATAAAGCGCGCGGGCTAAATACTGCGACGTTTATTTCCGGTTATCGCGGCTCACCTTTAGGTGGGCTTGATATGCTGCTGGAGGAACAGGAAGATCTGATCAAGCGCCATCAGATCCATTTTGTCCCTGGCATCAACGAGGACTTGGGGGCAACTGCCGTATTCGGCAGCCAACTGGCGAACCTGTTGCCGAATCCCAGGTACGACGGCGTGTTGGGCATGTGGTATGGCAAGTCCCCCGGCGTTGACCGCACGGGCGATGCGTTCAAACACGCGAATTTCGCCGGGGTTGGCAGGCACGGTGGAGTCCTGGCGCTTGCCGGCGACGATCCGGGTGCGAAATCATCGACCCTGCCCTCGTCAACCGAGTATCAACTGTACGATGCCATGATGCCCGTGATCTTCCCCGGCAACGTACAGGAACTGCTCGACCTTGGACGAATTGGCTTTGAACTCTCGCGCTACTGCGGCCTGTGGGTCGGTTTCAAGGTCATCGCCAACGTGGCGGATGAGTTCTCAACGGTCGAGGTCGCGCATGATCGTCTGACGCTCAAAGACCCCGGCTTTATCTACAAAGGGAAACCCTGGCAGGCGCAGCAATACCCGCAGCTGCTGACGCCTTATACACTCACCACCGAACGCGAGATGATCGAAGGGAAACTGGAGGCGGCACGCGCGTTTGGGGCCGTCAACCAGTTGAACAAGATCACCTTACGGTCAGACCATGATTGGATCGGACTGGTTGCAGCGGGTAAGACCTACTACGACTTGAAACAGGCGCTCAGGGAACTCGACCTCGGCGATGACGAACTCCGCCATTATGGGATCAGGATTCTCAAGATCAATTTGCTCTCCCCCATGGACAATACGATTATCCGCGAGTTTGCCCACGGGCTGGAAGAGATCCTCGTACTGGAGGAGAAGCGCTCCTTCATCGAGCACTTTGTCCGCGACGCTCTTTATAACCTTGCCGAACGTCCAAGAGTGGTAGGCAAATTTGATGAGCATGATCGCCCGCTCGTCAAGCCATTCGGCGAGTTGGACAGCGACAGCCTGGGCGGCGTGCTGTACGGACGGCTGATCCAGCGCATCCCTTTTGAGGCGTTGCACGATCGTACATCACAGATTGCCCGCCAGCCGCTGCCGATGACCGTACCGCTTCTCGCCCGTACCCCCTATTACTGCTCGGGTTGCCCGCACAACACATCCACGTTGACCATTCCCAAAGGTGCGGTCGTCGCGGCCGGCATCGGATGTCATACCATGACCCTGCTGATGGATCGATCCAAAGACTCGATCTTCGGGCTGACCCAAATGGGCGGCGAGGGCGCGCAATGGGTGGGAGCCTCTCCATTTACCGATACCAACCACATCTTCCAGAACCTGGGCGATGGCACGCTATTCCACAGTGGCACGCTGGCAATCAGACAGGCTGTCGCGGCAAACGCGCACCTGACCTACAAGATCCTCTGGAATTCCGCAGTTGCCATGACCGGGGGCCAGGATCCAGAAGTCCAGATGCCGGTCTGGCAGCTTACCCATCTCCTGCGCGCGGAAGGGGTGAACAAGATCATCGTGACCACCACCGATCCCGACGATTACCCGTCCAATGCGTCGTGGGCCGATGGCGTCGAAGTCTGGCATCGTGACCGGATCGAAGAAGCCCAGCTCGCGCTCGCGGAACATCAGGGTGTGACGGCCCTGATACACGACCAGTACTGCGCGGCAGAACTAAGGCGCAAACGGCGCCGCGGACTCATGCCCGAGCCGTCGACACGGGTGTTTATCAACGAGGCGGTTTGCGAAGGTTGCGGTGACTGTGGCGAGAAGTCTAACTGTCTGAGTGTCTTCCCCGTCGACACCGAGTTTGGCCGCAAGACGCAGATCCACCAGTCCTCCTGTAACAAGGATTACTCGTGTTTAAAGGGGGACTGCCCCGCATTCATCACGGTCGAGCCGGTCGAGACTGAACTAAAGCGCACCAAACCGATTTATGAGGTTGAAATTGAGCTGCCTGACCCGGTTATGCGCGTCCAGGGCGAGTCGAACCTCTATATGATGGGAATTGGTGGCACCGGCGTTGTCACCGTCAATCAAATCCTCGGAACCGCGGCAATGATTGACGACAAGGTCGTTGTGGCACTGGATCAAACAGGACTGAGCCAGAAAGGTGGCCCGGTAGTGGGACATTTGAAGATCCTGGACGGTATCGATGAAATTGCCAACAAGATTTCCAGGGGTGCCGCACACGGCTACCTTGTATTCGATTTGTTGAGCGGGACTGCCCACCAGAATCTGATCCATGCCACACCTGGCCAGACCGTGGCTGTCGTGTCATCCAGCGTCGTTCCAACCGGCCAAATGGTCGCGTCCACGCGCGTGCAGTTTCCCAAGATGAATTCCCTGCACAACGCAATAGACGAGTTTACAACGCCCGAGGCGAATGTTTACTTCGATGCGATTGCGCTGAGCGAAGCTCTGTTTGGAAGCCACATGCCGGCCAACCTGATGCTCATCGGAGCAGCCTATCAACTTGGCCTGATCCCGATCAGCTCAGCGGCGATAGAACAGGCGATCCAGCTCAACGGCGTTTCGGTCAAGGCCAACGTGCAGGCGTTTCGGGTGGGTCGTCGGATTGTGGTCGATCCGGCATGGGTCGGCACGCTCGAAACCAAACGGAAAGGGCAGCTCGACAATAAACCTATCGTTTCGCCGCAAGCGCGCGAAATCATCAATGCGGTCGGCGTAGGCGGCGAACTGCTCCGCTTGCTTGAGAGCCGCGTGCCCGAGCTGATCGAGTATCAGAGCGCCGGATACGCCCGCACCTATGTTGACTTTGTGAAGAAGGTTTACGAGGCCGAACACGCTGCCGCTGCCGGTCAGACTTCCCTGGCTGAAGCCGTCGCGCGCTACTTGTTCAAGCTCATGGCCTATAAAGACGAGTATGAAGTTGCCCGTCTGAGCCGCAAGGCTGCGCTGAAGGCTGAGCTTGCCGAGCAGTTCGGGCCGTCAGCGAAGGTCAGTTACATGCTGCACCCGCCCATGCTGCGGGCGCTGGGCATGAACCGCAAGCTCAAACTCGGTTCCTGGTTCAATGCAGGCTTCGAAGCACTCAAGCGCGCGAAATTCCTGCGCGGGACACGCTTCGACCTCTTCGGCTATGCCCATGTCCGGCGCGTCGAGCGCGCGCTAATCGGCGAATATCGGGCAGGCATAGAATCGGTCCTGACGACCCTGTCGCCGGACACACACGCGGCAGCTGTTCAACTGGCGAGCCTTCCCGACGTCATCCGCGGCTACGAAGACATCAAGCTGCGCAACGTGGAGAAGTACCGCGCGCAGGTCAAACAACTGCTGGCCAAGTAG
- a CDS encoding glutamate mutase L, which translates to MSILAVDFGSVHTRAVLIDQVGGVFELVGFARTRTTDSYPSQNVKVGLDRVLAQLTDATGRKFFNTDGRVITPELPDRSGVDSFVVTASGGRPLRAVVVGLMPDLSVRAALDALSNTYADVVETLTLQDGRTPDQRLNAVLHSFPNVILIVGGTDGGASQSVMELVRSVKLAVSVMDKRRRPTVIYAGNGLLAPQVTAQLAGVAEVLIAPNIRPQPGKLQVDPTRALLAEAFNRYSETRGMGFAELAMLSPEGVRPSARGYSVVASYLAKLHGEKVIALDIGSAASVMAVASPKTSEFAIRTDLGVGHNAPNLLDTAGVEAVKRWLPFESTSEDVYSFVTNKSLRPGIVPYSLREVYFEHALLKCAVGEIARSTGLGIAPAADSVIVGGAAVNDTGNPGYSVLLALDALGLRGVTKIWSDPFGLTAALGAVADTRSEAVAQVLDGTGYTLLATTVCASGTARLDKPALQITVEPEFGDKYTLTINGGHLGAIPLPLGDKAVIRVKVVGRGLDINGKRAVRLKVTGGGAGVIIDARGRPLPLDLPMAQKSVLISQWVAEVTGDEPREIVVSSQIPKLDIKPPAPPSGSEADDVSPARQRQAKREQRRGRQKTEDAPASSEPTIEDLRNALS; encoded by the coding sequence ATGTCGATTCTTGCTGTAGATTTCGGCAGCGTTCACACCCGAGCCGTGCTGATCGATCAGGTCGGCGGCGTATTCGAGCTCGTCGGGTTCGCTCGGACGCGTACCACCGACAGTTACCCCTCACAAAATGTCAAAGTCGGGCTTGATCGGGTTCTGGCCCAACTTACGGATGCGACGGGACGGAAATTCTTTAATACCGATGGGCGTGTCATTACGCCGGAGCTGCCTGATCGTTCAGGCGTCGATTCGTTCGTTGTGACCGCGAGCGGTGGTCGCCCGCTGCGAGCGGTGGTTGTCGGCCTGATGCCGGACCTGAGCGTGCGTGCCGCATTGGATGCCCTGTCGAATACCTATGCCGACGTCGTGGAGACACTTACGCTTCAGGATGGCCGGACGCCGGACCAGCGCCTGAATGCAGTGCTGCATAGTTTCCCCAACGTGATACTGATTGTCGGGGGCACCGATGGCGGTGCTTCGCAGTCGGTGATGGAGCTGGTCCGCAGCGTGAAGCTGGCGGTCTCGGTGATGGATAAGCGGCGGCGTCCGACGGTGATCTATGCTGGTAACGGGTTACTTGCGCCGCAGGTCACTGCTCAGCTTGCAGGGGTGGCTGAAGTGCTGATTGCACCCAACATCCGCCCTCAGCCGGGGAAATTACAGGTTGACCCGACTCGTGCATTACTGGCCGAGGCCTTCAACCGTTATTCGGAAACCCGCGGCATGGGGTTTGCTGAATTGGCGATGTTGTCGCCGGAAGGCGTGCGCCCTTCGGCCCGCGGCTACTCGGTGGTTGCCAGTTATCTCGCCAAACTTCACGGCGAGAAGGTGATCGCCCTGGATATTGGTAGCGCGGCTTCGGTGATGGCCGTGGCATCCCCAAAAACGAGCGAGTTTGCGATCCGTACGGATCTCGGTGTGGGGCATAACGCGCCGAATCTGTTGGACACCGCCGGAGTAGAAGCGGTCAAGCGGTGGCTCCCGTTTGAGTCGACCTCCGAAGATGTCTACAGTTTTGTGACGAATAAGTCACTTCGACCGGGGATTGTGCCGTATTCGCTTCGAGAGGTGTACTTCGAGCACGCACTGCTGAAGTGTGCCGTCGGGGAGATTGCACGGAGTACAGGCCTCGGTATCGCGCCGGCAGCGGATTCGGTTATTGTGGGTGGCGCTGCGGTAAACGACACCGGCAATCCAGGCTACTCGGTCCTGCTGGCGCTGGACGCGCTTGGGTTACGTGGTGTTACCAAGATCTGGAGTGATCCGTTCGGATTGACGGCAGCGCTTGGAGCAGTCGCGGATACTCGCTCGGAGGCCGTTGCTCAGGTGCTAGACGGCACCGGCTACACGCTGCTGGCGACGACCGTATGCGCCAGCGGTACGGCGCGACTCGACAAACCGGCGCTGCAAATTACTGTTGAGCCGGAATTCGGCGACAAGTACACGCTGACGATCAACGGCGGCCATCTGGGGGCGATACCACTTCCGTTAGGGGACAAGGCCGTAATCCGGGTCAAAGTGGTCGGACGTGGCCTCGATATCAACGGCAAGAGAGCTGTACGCCTGAAGGTTACGGGAGGCGGCGCGGGCGTGATTATCGACGCGCGCGGACGCCCACTGCCCCTGGATTTGCCGATGGCGCAGAAATCTGTCCTGATTTCGCAGTGGGTTGCGGAGGTCACAGGAGATGAGCCACGTGAAATCGTGGTCTCGAGTCAGATCCCGAAACTGGACATTAAGCCGCCGGCACCTCCCAGCGGCAGCGAGGCCGACGATGTGTCACCCGCGCGCCAGCGGCAGGCGAAACGAGAACAGCGCCGCGGTCGTCAGAAGACTGAGGACGCACCTGCCAGTTCGGAGCCGACCATTGAGGACCTGAGAAATGCACTATCCTGA
- a CDS encoding SH3 domain-containing protein — protein sequence MNDNFPSWLTDPNEEPEKESGGGDFDWLSDLGGEDPGKPLDVGKPPVDDPFDFDALSTFDTGEEPVEDTGEWLGELSDNPFDVKPTAPAESESDVLPDWLRTKEGMPSVSELIGVSADAPQQDEDMPSWLATGENDLTSLGDVKATAGKEAQNENIPPWLRGTEADDIPDSDSDLGTDDHGALPIWLREADDLGAAEANAFQTSFDDVEFEVEEPQAPVAGEQQDFEVPVFNVAQFDAPEPEPIPAADDLSWIGGGDESSDLDALLSASAVADDGEDLLASLLTPSNQPEKSDFSGMFAGTPKASVETEFGQLPDDFDFDSVLDYEPDLPDSVPTAQERMSTQEFQELLQGDDITSFDSGRVDFSALLGSDPISRPGGAEMAQGQIPDFLRDVSISDVSAAAMMRQQEDTPLDELPPELRALLDESVAATSSTAMPATPVLPLIPGAPRIPAAAPSGLSDAQRKGADLLRAVAATTGAADVSSAAKPIRRRRFHYNFPRLFVAALVAAAVALPFIDRLDVLRFAPPPALTFDMAGPAHAAYLQLDRLQPGQMELIAVDASAGSLAELREVLSGVVYHALARQVKPVIVSTDPVTLVAVERLLSELIPEGRGQAYSIGRYLAGDTLGIRGLTENTAEIFAYDSQGQLSGIDVDSLSDFGALIVLSDRADGVRAWSEQIGPNFDGPLVFAVSASAAPLARVYADALGVPLLVGLSDGITYVSQLGSQMGAAGLIPFGVTPSATATLTSTPTDTPTNTLTFTPTFTPTHTPTPSDPERTATTEAQILAGITPSATPTDTPTNTPTATPTSTFTPTNTHTPTSTFTASATFTATPSPTVTPTATASTTPSRTPTGQATSADASSTVAPNASATQAATQTPGPTATITPQSTIAATATLSGDEQIAFVKVNYRINVRSGPGEGFPAVASVGPESPMLVLGYDEREIWVNVRLEDGTTEGWVAKRLVNIIGGSAGLPVALNQEMRFGAGASLQIASTDTAAERRWHGITAGIIVSALLIALGSLIGVVRGLARRRR from the coding sequence ATGAACGATAACTTTCCCAGCTGGCTCACCGATCCCAATGAAGAACCCGAAAAAGAGTCGGGCGGCGGCGATTTCGACTGGCTGTCCGACCTGGGAGGCGAAGACCCCGGCAAGCCGCTCGATGTAGGCAAACCGCCGGTAGATGACCCATTCGATTTCGATGCCTTGAGCACGTTTGATACCGGCGAAGAACCGGTTGAGGATACTGGCGAGTGGTTGGGAGAACTGAGCGATAACCCGTTCGACGTGAAGCCGACTGCACCGGCCGAATCCGAGTCGGATGTGCTGCCGGACTGGCTGCGTACAAAAGAGGGCATGCCCAGCGTATCGGAACTGATCGGAGTGTCGGCCGATGCGCCACAACAGGACGAGGATATGCCGTCCTGGCTGGCAACCGGCGAAAACGACCTGACCTCACTGGGTGATGTGAAAGCAACTGCTGGAAAAGAAGCCCAGAATGAGAATATCCCGCCCTGGCTGCGCGGGACAGAAGCAGACGATATCCCCGACAGCGATTCAGATCTGGGCACCGATGACCACGGCGCGCTGCCAATCTGGCTGCGCGAGGCGGACGACCTGGGTGCAGCCGAAGCAAATGCGTTCCAGACCTCATTTGACGATGTGGAGTTTGAGGTCGAAGAGCCGCAGGCGCCGGTCGCAGGCGAGCAGCAGGATTTCGAAGTGCCTGTGTTCAATGTGGCGCAGTTTGACGCCCCTGAACCAGAGCCGATTCCGGCTGCCGACGACTTGTCGTGGATTGGCGGCGGTGACGAGTCCTCAGATCTTGACGCGCTGCTATCCGCATCGGCGGTGGCGGACGATGGTGAGGACCTGCTCGCTAGCCTGCTCACTCCGTCGAATCAACCGGAGAAGTCGGATTTCTCCGGGATGTTTGCCGGCACACCCAAGGCCAGTGTCGAGACCGAGTTTGGTCAACTGCCGGACGACTTCGACTTCGATTCGGTGCTGGACTATGAGCCGGATTTGCCCGACTCCGTACCCACTGCACAGGAGCGAATGTCCACGCAGGAGTTCCAGGAACTTCTGCAGGGCGATGATATCACATCCTTCGACTCGGGGCGCGTAGACTTCAGCGCACTGCTGGGTAGCGATCCGATTTCACGGCCCGGTGGCGCGGAGATGGCGCAGGGGCAAATCCCCGACTTCCTGCGCGATGTCTCTATAAGCGACGTGTCGGCTGCGGCGATGATGCGCCAGCAGGAGGATACGCCGCTCGATGAACTGCCGCCGGAGCTGCGTGCCCTGTTGGACGAGTCAGTCGCGGCGACATCGTCTACGGCAATGCCTGCAACGCCGGTGCTTCCGCTAATCCCCGGCGCGCCAAGGATACCGGCCGCGGCACCCTCTGGGCTGAGTGACGCACAGCGCAAAGGCGCCGATCTGCTGCGTGCCGTCGCTGCAACAACCGGGGCGGCAGATGTGTCGTCCGCTGCAAAACCCATTCGCCGCCGTCGCTTCCACTACAATTTCCCCAGGCTGTTTGTTGCAGCGCTGGTGGCCGCTGCCGTTGCTTTGCCATTTATTGACCGGCTGGACGTGCTACGATTTGCACCTCCGCCTGCGCTGACGTTCGACATGGCAGGCCCTGCGCACGCCGCATACCTACAGTTGGATCGACTGCAACCCGGCCAGATGGAACTGATCGCGGTCGACGCGAGCGCAGGGAGCCTGGCTGAACTGCGCGAGGTTCTCTCAGGCGTTGTGTATCATGCGCTGGCGCGTCAAGTGAAGCCGGTTATCGTCAGTACAGATCCCGTGACGCTGGTTGCCGTTGAACGACTCCTGTCGGAGCTGATCCCGGAAGGCCGCGGCCAAGCCTATTCGATCGGCCGGTATTTGGCCGGTGACACCCTCGGCATCCGTGGATTGACGGAGAACACGGCAGAGATATTTGCGTATGACAGCCAGGGGCAATTGAGCGGGATCGACGTCGACAGCCTGTCGGACTTCGGCGCGTTGATCGTATTGAGCGACAGGGCCGACGGTGTAAGGGCTTGGTCCGAGCAGATTGGACCAAATTTCGACGGCCCACTGGTCTTTGCAGTGTCTGCCAGCGCAGCGCCGCTTGCGCGGGTTTACGCCGATGCGTTAGGCGTCCCCCTGCTTGTCGGCCTGAGCGATGGAATCACCTACGTTTCACAGCTCGGCTCACAGATGGGTGCAGCCGGCCTGATTCCGTTCGGGGTGACTCCGAGCGCGACGGCTACGCTGACCAGTACGCCGACCGATACACCGACCAATACCCTCACCTTCACGCCGACATTTACACCGACCCACACGCCTACGCCGAGCGATCCGGAGCGGACGGCGACCACTGAAGCGCAAATCCTGGCAGGGATCACTCCGTCGGCCACGCCCACGGATACCCCAACGAATACGCCGACCGCTACGCCGACATCCACCTTTACGCCGACCAACACACATACACCCACGAGTACGTTCACGGCATCCGCGACGTTCACGGCTACGCCTTCGCCGACAGTGACGCCTACTGCGACGGCATCCACAACACCGTCGCGCACGCCAACCGGACAAGCAACCTCCGCAGATGCGTCGTCAACGGTGGCCCCGAATGCATCGGCCACGCAAGCCGCCACGCAGACACCTGGGCCAACCGCGACGATTACCCCGCAAAGTACGATCGCGGCGACCGCGACATTGTCGGGCGATGAGCAGATCGCGTTTGTTAAAGTCAATTACCGCATCAATGTGCGCTCCGGCCCGGGAGAGGGTTTCCCGGCTGTCGCTTCAGTCGGTCCTGAAAGCCCGATGCTAGTCCTCGGTTATGACGAACGAGAAATCTGGGTAAACGTCAGGCTTGAAGACGGAACCACCGAAGGATGGGTGGCCAAGCGCCTGGTGAACATCATAGGAGGATCGGCAGGGCTTCCTGTTGCCCTGAATCAAGAGATGCGCTTCGGCGCGGGGGCTTCGCTACAAATCGCCAGCACGGATACGGCAGCGGAGCGGCGCTGGCATGGAATTACTGCCGGCATCATTGTTTCGGCGCTGCTGATCGCGTTAGGAAGCCTGATTGGGGTCGTTCGCGGCCTGGCACGGAGGAGGCGCTAA